The following proteins are encoded in a genomic region of Bufo bufo chromosome 11, aBufBuf1.1, whole genome shotgun sequence:
- the PSMC1 gene encoding 26S proteasome regulatory subunit 4 — protein sequence MGQSQSGGHGPGGGKKDDKDKKKKYEPPVPTRVGKKKKKTKGPDAASKLPLVTPHTQCRLKLLKLERIKDYLLMEEEFIRNQEQMKPLEEKQEEERSKVDDLRGTPMSVGTLEEIIDDNHAIVSTSVGSEHYVSILSFVDKDLLEPGCSVLLNHKVHAVIGVLMDDTDPLVTVMKVEKAPQETYADIGGLDNQIQEIKESVELPLTHPEYYEEMGIKPPKGVILYGQPGTGKTLLAKAVANQTSATFLRVVGSELIQKYLGDGPKLVRELFRVAEEHAPSIVFIDEIDAIGTKRYDSNSGGEREIQRTMLELLNQLDGFDSRGDVKVIMATNRIETLDPALIRPGRIDRKIEFPLPDEKTKKRIFQIHTSRMTLATDVTLDELIMAKDDLSGADIKAICTEAGLMALRERRMKVTNEDFKKSKENVLYKKQEGTPEGLYL from the exons GACAAGAAGAAGAAGTACGAGCCGCCCGTCCCCACCAGGGTTggcaagaagaaaaagaagacGAAGGGTCCCGATGCCGCCAGTAAACTTCCACTGG TCactccccatacacagtgcagatTGAAGCTGCTGAAGCTGGAGAGGATAAAGGATTATCTTCTCATGGAGGAAGAGTTCATCAGGAACCAGGAGCAGATGAAGCCactggaggagaagcaggag GAAGAGAGATCTAAGGTGGACGACCTGCGAGGGACACCCATGTCAGTGGGAACCTTGGAGGAAATCATCGATGATAACCATGCCATTGTCTCTACATCAGTGGGATCAGAGCATTACGTCAGCATCCTTTCATTCGTGGACAAAGATCTGCTGGAGCCGGGGTGCTCTGTCTTACTGAACCACAAA GTTCATGCTGTGATCGGGGTCCTCATGGATGACACAGACCCTCTGGTGACTGTGATGAAGGTGGAGAAGGCTCCTCAGGAGACATATGCTGATATTGGAGGACTGGATAACCAGATCCAGGAAATTAAG GAATCTGTGGAGCTTCCCCTCACCCATCCAGAGTATTACGAAGAGATGGGCATTAAACCACCCAAAGGTGTCATCCTCTACGGCCAGCCCGGCACAG GTAAAACCCTTCTGGCCAAAGCTGTAGCCAACCAGACGTCTGCCACCTTCCTGAGAGTGGTGGGCTCAGAGCTGATCCAGAAATACCTGGGTGATGGTCCTAAGCTGGTCCGTGAGCTGTTTAGAGTGGCAGAAGAACATGCACCATctatagtgtttattgatgagatTGATGCCATTGGCACAAAGAG ATACGACTCAAACTCGGGTGGTGAACGAGAGATTCAGCGAACCATGTTGGAGCTGCTCAACCAGCTGGATGGCTTTGATTCTCGGGGTGATGTGAAAGTCATAATGGCCACCAACAGAATAGAAACACTGGATCCAGCACTTATTAGACCAG GTCGTATCGACAGAAAGATTGAATTCCCTCTACCAGATGAAAAGACCAAGAAGAGAATCTTCCAGATCCACACAAGCCGCATGACTCTGGCTACTGATGTCACACTGGATGAATTAATCATGGCAAAAGACGACCTGTCCGGAGCAGATATAAAG GCCATATGTACAGAGGCCGGGCTGATGGCGCTCCGAGAGAGGAGGATGAAAGTCACCAATGAAGATTTTAAGAAATCTAAAGAGAACGTCTTGTACAAGAAACAAGAAGGCACGCCGGAGGGGTTGTATCTGTAA